Proteins co-encoded in one Enterobacter sp. R4-368 genomic window:
- a CDS encoding AppA family phytase/histidine-type acid phosphatase translates to MIVRAGVLLLFFFSFQLQAKEDPGMKLERVVIVSRHGVRAPTKFTPQMREVTPFQWPQWDVPLGWLTPRGGQLIAALGHYQRLRLADTGLLTDKTCPDERHVAVIADTDQRTRKTGEAFLAGLAPECPVPVHYQQDKSKTDPLFNPIKTGKCSFNTSAVNEAILTKAGGNIEQFTQKYQPAFQTLEHVLNFPASEKCKTAGDSRACSFTKNIPTRLNIKPDNVSLPGAWGLSSTLTEIFLLQQAQGMADVAWGRIAGEKEWQSLLSLHNAQFDLLQRTPEVARSRATPLLDLIRTALTTNGADQHYYGITFPVSVLFIAGHDTNLANLSGALDLNWSLPSQPDNTPPGGELVFERWKRVSDNTDWVQVSFVYQTLQEMREMRAFSLDNPPGRVDLALKACSEKNAQGMCSLNNFAKLIESVRVADCGL, encoded by the coding sequence ATGATTGTTCGCGCAGGAGTGTTACTCCTTTTCTTTTTTTCATTTCAATTACAGGCAAAAGAAGACCCCGGAATGAAGCTGGAGCGCGTCGTGATCGTTAGTCGTCACGGGGTTCGCGCGCCAACCAAGTTCACGCCACAAATGCGCGAAGTGACACCCTTTCAGTGGCCCCAGTGGGATGTGCCGCTGGGATGGCTCACGCCGCGCGGAGGACAACTTATAGCGGCTCTGGGGCATTATCAGCGTCTGCGGCTGGCAGATACGGGGTTACTGACAGATAAAACCTGCCCGGATGAGAGGCATGTGGCAGTGATTGCCGATACCGATCAACGAACCCGCAAAACAGGTGAAGCGTTCCTGGCGGGGCTGGCGCCTGAATGTCCTGTTCCTGTGCATTATCAGCAAGACAAATCGAAGACAGACCCGCTTTTTAACCCGATAAAAACGGGGAAATGTTCATTTAACACATCGGCGGTGAATGAGGCGATTTTAACGAAAGCGGGAGGAAATATTGAGCAATTCACGCAGAAATATCAGCCAGCTTTTCAGACTCTGGAGCACGTTTTAAATTTCCCTGCCTCAGAGAAATGCAAAACCGCCGGGGATAGCCGTGCGTGTTCATTCACCAAAAACATCCCCACCAGACTCAACATCAAGCCTGATAACGTCTCCTTGCCTGGCGCATGGGGGCTTTCTTCAACACTTACGGAAATCTTCCTCCTGCAGCAAGCCCAGGGGATGGCGGACGTGGCGTGGGGCAGGATCGCAGGAGAAAAAGAATGGCAATCGCTATTAAGCCTGCATAATGCCCAGTTTGATCTGTTACAAAGAACACCTGAAGTGGCGCGGAGCCGGGCGACCCCCTTACTTGATTTAATACGCACGGCATTGACCACCAACGGCGCTGATCAGCATTACTACGGCATCACATTTCCTGTTTCTGTGTTGTTTATTGCCGGACATGATACCAATCTCGCCAATCTCAGCGGTGCGTTAGATCTTAACTGGTCGCTGCCGTCGCAACCCGATAATACCCCGCCGGGCGGAGAGTTGGTTTTCGAACGCTGGAAACGGGTAAGCGACAACACAGACTGGGTTCAGGTGTCGTTCGTTTATCAGACCTTGCAGGAGATGAGAGAGATGCGCGCTTTCTCGCTGGATAACCCGCCGGGGCGGGTGGATCTTGCGCTCAAGGCGTGCAGTGAGAAGAATGCGCAGGGAATGTGCTCCTTAAACAATTTTGCAAAGCTGATTGAATCGGTGCGCGTTGCAGACTGTGGCTTATAA
- a CDS encoding helix-turn-helix transcriptional regulator, which produces MISPALHADARETEILLNELLELACSELAFPCCCLRAMQSWQVNKFQVDGATFSFPLRGTFRYREQDKWVCVPPGEMLVFPNARSIDIECTPDPDSGEFLALTVLMAEEQLEAARLLLRVLPPATPGNVGAEPLAQFIAPMTRWVAALRAGNRALSIHAMLEIVIRLFEMGHHGLLRLQPPGIAMMIRNMVSSDPAYHWSTGEIEERLNISGATLRRRLAAENTTLSAVITDARIAGALQLLMTTRIPIKTVAARVGYASVASFSRQFSKRYGAEPSVFR; this is translated from the coding sequence ATGATAAGCCCCGCTTTACACGCCGATGCACGCGAAACAGAAATCCTGCTCAATGAATTACTGGAGCTGGCCTGTTCGGAACTCGCCTTCCCCTGCTGTTGCCTGCGCGCCATGCAAAGCTGGCAGGTTAATAAGTTTCAGGTCGACGGTGCGACCTTCTCCTTCCCCCTGCGCGGCACGTTTCGTTACCGCGAGCAGGATAAGTGGGTCTGCGTACCGCCCGGCGAGATGCTGGTATTCCCCAACGCCCGTAGCATTGATATTGAGTGTACGCCCGATCCCGACAGCGGCGAGTTTCTCGCGCTGACGGTGTTAATGGCCGAGGAGCAACTGGAGGCCGCCCGGCTGTTACTGCGCGTTTTACCCCCGGCAACGCCCGGAAACGTCGGCGCTGAACCGCTGGCACAATTTATCGCCCCGATGACCCGCTGGGTCGCCGCGCTGCGGGCCGGAAACCGGGCACTATCAATACATGCAATGCTTGAGATTGTGATCAGATTGTTTGAGATGGGACATCACGGTTTGTTGCGTCTTCAGCCGCCGGGGATCGCCATGATGATACGCAACATGGTAAGCAGTGATCCGGCGTATCACTGGTCTACCGGTGAGATTGAAGAGCGGCTCAATATTAGCGGCGCCACACTTCGCCGCCGTCTTGCGGCTGAAAATACCACGCTCAGCGCGGTGATCACCGATGCACGGATTGCCGGTGCGCTTCAGTTACTGATGACAACCCGCATACCGATAAAAACAGTTGCCGCGCGTGTTGGCTACGCGTCGGTCGCCAGTTTCAGCCGTCAGTTCAGTAAACGCTACGGCGCAGAACCTTCCGTTTTTCGCTAA
- a CDS encoding sensor domain-containing diguanylate cyclase: MLKHHLDALNVLSTPVWVVAPDTEALLFANAQALKIAAGRSLTEMRNGKYSAYAQLSLSMYLPSLQNHEDVVEIWSVCPDGEETTISCRVMLRTLENAGEVLLFEGVSGAAAAALKAHHSPTYRPHKQGFYARFFYTTSAPMLLIDPIRDGLIVDANLAALRFYGYDHEEMCQKHTWEINTLGRSVLPVMQEVSNLPGGHKPLNFIHQLADGSTRHVQTYAGPVEIYGKRLMLCIIHDITEQKRLEQELEYAAHRDALTGLLNRRQFYHLTEHILPTGLDFSLLLVDADHFKGINDQFGHQKGDQVLVELARMLETNCRSGDYVFRWGGEEFLLLLPHTTTDMALNVAERIRQAVASINIADLPGFTVSIGVAHHLPDEDLDALFKRVDEALYLAKNNGRNRVLAA; encoded by the coding sequence ATGCTTAAACATCACCTGGATGCGTTGAATGTGCTCTCCACCCCGGTTTGGGTGGTTGCTCCTGACACAGAAGCGTTACTGTTCGCGAATGCGCAAGCGCTGAAAATCGCGGCAGGACGCTCGCTCACTGAGATGCGAAACGGAAAATACTCTGCTTATGCGCAACTCAGCCTGTCTATGTACCTGCCCAGCTTACAAAATCATGAAGATGTGGTCGAAATCTGGAGTGTTTGTCCGGATGGTGAAGAGACCACCATCAGTTGCCGTGTCATGTTGCGTACGCTGGAAAACGCCGGTGAAGTGCTGCTGTTTGAAGGCGTATCAGGTGCCGCGGCGGCGGCGTTAAAAGCACACCACTCGCCAACGTATCGCCCACACAAGCAAGGTTTTTACGCCCGTTTTTTTTACACAACATCCGCGCCAATGCTGCTTATCGATCCCATTCGTGATGGGTTGATTGTCGATGCCAACCTCGCTGCGCTGCGTTTTTATGGTTATGACCACGAAGAGATGTGCCAGAAACACACCTGGGAGATCAATACGCTTGGGCGCAGCGTATTACCGGTGATGCAGGAAGTGTCGAATCTGCCGGGCGGGCATAAGCCATTAAATTTTATTCATCAACTCGCGGATGGTTCCACCCGCCATGTACAAACGTACGCCGGGCCGGTTGAGATCTATGGCAAGCGTTTGATGTTGTGCATTATTCACGATATCACCGAACAAAAACGCCTTGAGCAGGAACTGGAATACGCCGCGCATCGCGATGCGCTCACCGGCCTGCTGAACCGCCGCCAGTTTTATCATCTGACGGAACACATTCTGCCGACGGGGCTTGATTTCAGTTTGCTGCTGGTCGACGCCGATCATTTCAAAGGTATCAATGATCAGTTTGGTCATCAAAAAGGTGACCAGGTACTGGTTGAACTGGCGCGAATGCTTGAGACGAACTGCCGCTCAGGCGATTATGTTTTCCGCTGGGGCGGCGAAGAGTTCCTGTTACTACTGCCGCATACCACCACGGATATGGCACTAAACGTAGCGGAACGGATACGTCAGGCCGTGGCCAGTATCAACATCGCGGATCTGCCTGGCTTTACGGTGAGTATTGGTGTGGCGCACCATCTGCCTGATGAAGACCTGGATGCCCTCTTTAAACGCGTGGATGAGGCGTTATACCTGGCGAAGAATAACGGGCGAAACCGGGTACTGGCCGCATGA
- the ttcA gene encoding tRNA 2-thiocytidine(32) synthetase TtcA, which translates to MIEKQEITKKEQYNLNKLQKRLRRNVGEAIADFNMIEEGDRIMVCLSGGKDSYTMLEILRNLQQSAPVNFSLVAVNLDQKQPGFPEHILPQYLDTLGVEYKIVEENTYGIVKEKIPEGKTTCSLCSRLRRGILYRTATELGATKIALGHHRDDILQTLFLNMFYGGKMKGMPPKLMSDDGKHIVIRPLAYCREKDIERFSEAKGFPIIPCNLCGSQPNLQRQVIADMLRDWDKRYPGRIETMFSAMQNVVPSHLSDINLFDFKGITHGSEVVNGGDLAFDREEIPLQPAGWQPEEDDSQLDELRLNVIEVK; encoded by the coding sequence ATGATTGAAAAGCAAGAGATTACAAAGAAAGAACAGTACAACCTTAACAAACTGCAAAAGCGTCTGCGCCGTAATGTGGGCGAGGCCATTGCCGACTTCAACATGATTGAAGAAGGCGATCGCATTATGGTTTGCCTTTCCGGCGGTAAAGACAGTTACACCATGCTGGAAATTTTGCGCAACCTGCAACAGAGCGCGCCGGTCAACTTTTCGCTGGTAGCCGTTAACCTCGACCAGAAACAGCCGGGTTTCCCGGAACATATTCTGCCGCAGTATCTGGATACGCTGGGCGTGGAATACAAAATCGTGGAAGAAAACACGTACGGTATCGTTAAAGAGAAGATCCCGGAAGGCAAAACCACCTGTTCGCTCTGCTCACGCTTACGTCGCGGCATCCTTTACCGCACAGCGACGGAACTGGGTGCGACAAAGATCGCCCTTGGTCACCACCGCGATGACATCCTGCAAACGCTGTTTTTGAACATGTTCTACGGCGGAAAAATGAAAGGGATGCCGCCAAAACTGATGAGCGATGATGGTAAACACATCGTGATTCGCCCGCTGGCGTACTGCCGCGAAAAAGATATCGAGCGCTTCTCGGAAGCCAAAGGGTTCCCCATTATTCCGTGCAACCTGTGTGGCTCCCAGCCGAACCTGCAACGCCAGGTGATTGCCGATATGCTGCGTGACTGGGACAAGCGTTATCCTGGACGTATCGAAACCATGTTCAGCGCGATGCAAAACGTGGTGCCTTCGCACCTGAGCGATATTAATTTGTTCGACTTTAAAGGGATCACCCACGGCTCTGAAGTGGTGAACGGCGGCGATCTGGCCTTTGATCGGGAAGAGATCCCGCTGCAACCGGCGGGCTGGCAGCCGGAAGAGGATGATTCGCAACTCGATGAGCTGCGCCTCAACGTCATTGAAGTGAAATAA
- a CDS encoding MBL fold metallo-hydrolase: MMTSRTLEPTPVIKRQQLQDITVTILSDGYLEGNFALLNGIETDQAEALLTASGVSPLPRMNINACVVETAGHTILIDSGTGTPDGASGVLPAALAAAGIDPRRIDTVLLTHGHRDHIGGLAGPQQTPLFSNVQRLFVHEKELAFWRDETLYASAPEGLKRSYDIARNAFSAYDDRLVTFKQEDILPGIQAVSLFGHTPGHSGFLLGNEKDALLIWGDIVHFPHIQIARPDVSIAYDRDPALAAKTRSALLDRVATDNIAVCGMHFNLPTTAKLSRSGKSYALHYAM; this comes from the coding sequence ATGATGACATCCCGGACGCTTGAGCCAACGCCCGTAATCAAACGCCAGCAATTGCAGGACATCACCGTCACGATACTCAGTGACGGTTACCTTGAAGGCAATTTTGCGCTATTGAACGGTATTGAAACCGACCAGGCCGAAGCGTTACTGACCGCCAGTGGCGTTTCGCCCCTGCCGCGCATGAATATTAATGCCTGCGTGGTCGAAACCGCCGGACACACCATTCTTATCGATAGTGGAACCGGTACGCCCGACGGCGCAAGCGGCGTGTTACCGGCTGCCCTTGCCGCAGCGGGCATTGATCCCCGCCGTATCGATACCGTCCTGTTAACCCATGGTCACCGCGATCACATTGGCGGTCTTGCCGGCCCGCAGCAGACTCCTCTGTTCAGTAACGTGCAGCGCCTGTTCGTGCATGAGAAAGAGCTCGCCTTCTGGCGGGATGAAACGTTGTATGCCAGCGCACCGGAGGGGCTCAAGCGCTCATATGACATCGCAAGGAATGCATTCAGCGCATACGACGATCGGCTGGTGACCTTTAAGCAAGAGGATATTCTGCCCGGTATTCAGGCGGTGTCGCTTTTTGGTCATACCCCAGGTCACAGCGGTTTTCTGCTTGGCAATGAGAAAGACGCTTTGCTTATCTGGGGAGATATTGTCCATTTCCCGCACATTCAGATAGCCCGGCCTGATGTCTCGATTGCTTATGACCGCGACCCGGCGCTGGCGGCCAAAACGCGCAGCGCCCTGCTGGATCGCGTCGCGACAGATAATATTGCCGTTTGCGGTATGCACTTTAACCTCCCGACCACGGCAAAACTTAGCCGTAGCGGTAAAAGCTACGCGTTGCATTACGCGATGTAA
- the zntB gene encoding zinc transporter ZntB yields MEAIKGTDVNVPDAVFAWLLDGKGGVKPLEDNDVITASTPCWVHLNYTNPESAQWLETTPVLPNSVRTALSGESMRPRVSRMGEGTLITLRCINGSTDERPDQLVAVRVYMDERMIVSTRQRKVLALDDVVSDLEEGTGPTDCGGWLVDVCDALTDHASEFIESLHDRIIDLEDNLLDQQIPPRGILALLRKQLIVMRRYMAPQRDVFARLASERLPWMSDDQRRRMQDIADRLGRGLDEIDACIARTGVMTDEITQVMQESLARRTYTMSLMAMVFLPSTFLTGLFGVNLGGIPGGGWHFGFALFCMMLVVLIGGVTWWLHRSNWL; encoded by the coding sequence GTGGAAGCAATTAAAGGAACTGATGTGAACGTTCCGGATGCGGTATTTGCCTGGCTGTTGGACGGAAAAGGCGGCGTGAAACCGCTGGAAGATAATGATGTTATTACCGCAAGCACACCGTGCTGGGTGCATCTGAATTATACCAACCCGGAGAGCGCCCAGTGGCTGGAAACCACACCGGTGTTGCCGAACAGCGTACGCACGGCGCTTTCCGGGGAGAGCATGCGCCCACGGGTAAGCCGCATGGGTGAGGGGACGTTAATTACCTTGCGCTGCATAAATGGCAGCACGGACGAGCGGCCGGATCAACTGGTAGCGGTGCGCGTTTATATGGATGAGCGCATGATTGTGTCGACACGCCAGCGCAAAGTGCTGGCGCTGGACGATGTGGTCAGCGATCTGGAGGAGGGAACCGGCCCGACGGATTGTGGCGGCTGGCTGGTGGATGTGTGCGATGCGCTGACCGATCACGCCAGCGAGTTTATCGAATCGCTGCACGATAGGATTATCGACCTTGAAGATAACCTGCTCGATCAGCAAATTCCGCCGCGCGGCATCCTGGCGTTGCTGCGTAAGCAATTGATTGTGATGCGCCGCTATATGGCGCCGCAGCGCGATGTGTTTGCCCGGCTGGCCAGCGAACGTTTACCGTGGATGAGTGACGATCAGCGCCGACGGATGCAGGATATTGCCGATCGCCTTGGTCGCGGGCTCGATGAGATTGATGCCTGTATCGCCCGTACCGGCGTGATGACCGATGAAATTACCCAGGTGATGCAGGAATCACTGGCGCGACGCACATATACGATGTCTTTGATGGCAATGGTGTTTCTGCCGAGCACATTTTTAACCGGGTTGTTTGGCGTCAACCTTGGCGGTATCCCCGGCGGTGGCTGGCATTTTGGCTTTGCGCTGTTTTGCATGATGTTGGTGGTGCTGATCGGTGGTGTTACCTGGTGGTTGCATCGTAGTAACTGGCTGTAA
- the dbpA gene encoding ATP-dependent RNA helicase DbpA — MTAFLTLNTLPAAQIENLNELGYLTMTPVQAAALPAILAGKDVRVQAKTGSGKTAAFGLGVLQYIDASRFQTQSLILCPTRELADQVANELRRLARYMPNIKILTLCGGHPFGAQRDSLQHAPHIIVATPGRLLDHLQKSTVALDNLQTLVMDEADRMLDMGFSDAINEVIAFAPASRQTLLFSATWPEAIAAISGRVQRNPETIEIDTVDALPAVEQQFFEVSRSGKASLLQKLLSEHRPASCVVFCNTKKDCQEVCDALNAAGQDALALHGDLEQRDRDQTLVRFANGSARVLVATDVAARGLDIKSLELVVNYELAWDPEVHVHRIGRTARAGNSGLAISFCAPEEAQRANILAEMLQLKLNWLNPPANVKVVPLEAEMATLCIDGGKKAKMRAGDVLGALTGEMGLDGADIGKITLHPAHVYVAVRQSVARQAWKQLQNGKIKGKTCRVRLLK; from the coding sequence GTGACCGCTTTTTTAACCCTGAATACTTTGCCCGCAGCCCAGATCGAAAACCTCAACGAACTGGGCTATCTCACCATGACGCCCGTCCAGGCGGCGGCGCTGCCCGCGATTCTTGCGGGTAAGGATGTCCGGGTACAGGCGAAAACCGGCAGCGGTAAAACAGCGGCGTTTGGCTTAGGGGTATTGCAGTACATCGATGCCAGCCGTTTTCAAACGCAGTCCCTCATTTTATGCCCCACGCGTGAGCTGGCGGATCAGGTTGCAAACGAGCTGCGTCGCCTGGCGCGTTATATGCCGAACATCAAAATATTGACCTTGTGCGGTGGGCATCCTTTCGGGGCGCAGCGCGACTCGTTACAGCACGCGCCGCACATTATTGTTGCCACGCCGGGCCGCCTGTTGGATCACCTGCAAAAAAGCACCGTTGCTCTCGATAACCTGCAAACGCTGGTAATGGATGAAGCGGATCGTATGCTGGATATGGGGTTTAGCGACGCCATCAATGAGGTTATCGCTTTTGCCCCGGCTTCGCGCCAGACGCTGCTGTTTTCTGCGACCTGGCCGGAAGCCATTGCCGCCATTAGCGGTCGTGTGCAGCGCAATCCGGAAACAATTGAAATCGACACCGTTGACGCACTGCCAGCAGTAGAACAGCAATTTTTTGAAGTTTCCCGCAGCGGCAAAGCCAGTTTGCTGCAAAAGCTGCTCAGCGAACACCGCCCGGCATCCTGTGTGGTGTTCTGCAACACCAAAAAAGATTGCCAGGAAGTGTGTGATGCACTGAACGCCGCCGGGCAGGATGCCCTGGCGCTGCATGGCGATCTGGAGCAGCGCGATCGCGATCAGACGCTGGTGCGTTTCGCCAATGGCAGCGCCCGTGTGCTGGTCGCCACCGATGTTGCCGCGCGTGGGCTGGATATCAAATCACTGGAGCTGGTAGTGAACTACGAGCTGGCGTGGGACCCGGAAGTTCACGTACACCGCATCGGGCGTACCGCGCGTGCGGGTAACAGCGGTCTGGCCATCAGTTTCTGTGCGCCGGAAGAAGCACAGCGCGCGAATATTCTGGCCGAGATGCTGCAACTGAAGCTGAACTGGCTCAATCCTCCGGCTAACGTCAAAGTCGTTCCGCTGGAAGCCGAAATGGCAACGTTGTGCATTGATGGGGGCAAGAAAGCCAAAATGCGCGCCGGTGATGTACTCGGGGCGTTAACGGGAGAAATGGGGCTGGATGGCGCGGATATCGGCAAAATCACCCTCCACCCGGCGCACGTTTATGTCGCAGTGCGCCAAAGCGTGGCGCGTCAGGCGTGGAAGCAATTGCAGAACGGGAAAATTAAGGGCAAGACCTGCCGTGTGCGGTTGCTGAAATAA
- a CDS encoding EAL domain-containing protein: protein MLYVSWDPILIGISFLVAFIASFVALDSAGKVATSEPRSAIFWRFSGGATLGIGIWSMHYVGMLAMKMPVMMHYDLELTLLSFIIAMLTSILAINIAVAGKTLPTKRLLFASLLLGTGVVSMHYLGMASMMGFLTIYWNVALIALSVAIAFFSAWVALWLAFSLRQNTHGVFINRVFAALVMGASISAMHYTAMSAATFSNDGTGIVIRGHATTLMSHDVGELGLSLWVATTTLVIFGIMLFISMIDSQLRTSRLTDSLRQLNQQLEKQAYYDPLTGLANRSQLDNLLDACLSKASETRSTFALIYMDLDRFKLVNDAWGHHIGDQLLVAVAGRLSACISEKMSLARLGGDEFTLLVPDTHEDEVEALVKHLVATIQQPFCELNHVINVSLSAGISYYPQHGDTAHELKLKADTAMYSVKQEGRNSWAVFHAGMAQKTVDDPLFLQDLSQALSRDQFELWYQPQYHAPEHALAGFEALLRWRHPTRGVLLPATFLPMLEKTGLIISVGRWVIDAACRQLHHWNNLGFRHLTLAINLSPSQFEQHDIYDQITDSLQRYHIDPMQLTLEITENTALKNIERSVQLLNQFAQMGITVAIDDFGTGYSNMLMLKRLPATELKIDRSFVKDIRDNSRNVKIVSTIIDIAHSMNMHVVAEGIETAEQQALLTNMGCAYLQGFLFARPLPVEKVAVLLQQKRFTLSLECSDSSQKKPA from the coding sequence ATGCTCTACGTTTCGTGGGACCCCATTCTGATTGGCATCTCTTTTCTGGTCGCTTTCATTGCTTCATTTGTCGCACTGGATAGCGCAGGCAAAGTTGCGACGTCTGAACCTCGCAGCGCAATATTCTGGCGTTTTTCGGGTGGAGCCACCCTGGGGATCGGTATCTGGTCGATGCATTATGTCGGCATGCTGGCGATGAAAATGCCGGTGATGATGCATTACGATTTAGAACTTACCCTCCTGTCATTTATTATCGCGATGTTGACATCCATACTTGCTATCAATATTGCCGTAGCGGGTAAAACACTGCCGACAAAACGTCTACTGTTCGCTTCCTTACTGCTCGGTACCGGCGTTGTATCCATGCATTATCTGGGTATGGCCTCGATGATGGGTTTCCTCACTATTTACTGGAACGTTGCGCTGATTGCGCTTTCGGTAGCCATTGCATTTTTCAGTGCCTGGGTTGCCCTTTGGCTGGCCTTTAGCCTGCGGCAAAATACCCATGGCGTCTTTATTAATCGCGTCTTTGCAGCCCTGGTAATGGGTGCTTCTATCAGCGCCATGCATTATACCGCCATGAGTGCCGCCACATTCAGCAACGATGGCACAGGCATTGTGATCCGCGGCCATGCAACAACGCTGATGAGCCACGACGTCGGCGAATTGGGGCTGTCATTGTGGGTTGCCACGACGACACTGGTGATTTTCGGCATCATGCTGTTCATTTCGATGATTGATTCCCAACTGCGGACATCACGTTTGACGGACAGCCTGCGCCAGCTTAATCAACAACTTGAAAAACAAGCCTATTATGACCCACTAACGGGGCTGGCAAACCGCTCCCAGCTCGACAATCTTCTTGATGCTTGCCTTAGCAAGGCCTCGGAGACACGCAGCACTTTCGCATTGATTTATATGGACTTAGATCGCTTTAAACTGGTCAATGATGCCTGGGGACATCACATAGGTGACCAACTGCTGGTGGCGGTTGCCGGGCGATTATCCGCCTGTATCAGCGAAAAAATGTCGCTGGCACGCCTGGGCGGAGATGAATTTACCCTGCTGGTGCCGGACACCCACGAAGACGAAGTTGAGGCGCTGGTAAAACACCTTGTAGCCACCATTCAACAGCCCTTCTGCGAGCTGAACCATGTCATTAATGTTTCACTTAGCGCCGGGATCAGTTACTACCCACAGCATGGCGATACCGCGCACGAGCTGAAACTGAAAGCCGACACGGCAATGTACAGCGTAAAACAGGAAGGCCGAAACAGCTGGGCTGTTTTTCATGCCGGCATGGCGCAGAAGACCGTCGACGATCCGCTGTTTTTGCAGGATTTATCGCAGGCGTTATCACGCGATCAGTTTGAACTCTGGTATCAACCGCAGTACCACGCGCCGGAGCATGCGTTGGCAGGTTTCGAAGCGTTACTGCGCTGGCGTCACCCGACACGGGGAGTTTTGCTGCCCGCAACCTTTTTACCGATGCTGGAAAAAACGGGGCTAATCATCTCTGTCGGGCGCTGGGTAATTGATGCAGCATGCAGGCAGTTGCATCACTGGAACAACCTGGGTTTTCGTCATCTGACGCTTGCTATCAACCTCTCACCCAGCCAGTTTGAGCAGCATGATATTTACGACCAAATCACCGATTCACTGCAACGCTACCATATCGATCCCATGCAGTTGACGCTTGAAATCACGGAGAACACTGCGCTGAAAAACATCGAGCGCAGTGTGCAGTTGCTTAACCAGTTCGCGCAAATGGGTATCACGGTCGCCATTGATGATTTTGGCACGGGCTACTCCAATATGCTGATGCTGAAACGGTTACCGGCAACAGAGCTTAAAATCGACAGAAGTTTTGTGAAGGACATTCGCGATAACAGCCGCAACGTTAAAATTGTCTCCACGATCATTGATATTGCACATTCCATGAACATGCATGTCGTCGCGGAAGGTATCGAAACGGCCGAGCAGCAGGCGTTGCTGACCAATATGGGCTGCGCTTATCTGCAAGGGTTTCTTTTTGCCCGTCCTTTACCGGTTGAGAAAGTGGCGGTGCTGCTCCAGCAAAAAAGATTCACTTTATCGCTGGAATGTTCAGATTCGTCACAAAAAAAGCCCGCATAA
- a CDS encoding methyl-accepting chemotaxis protein, producing the protein MLRNISVRTFIILYLLVSFFILDVLVIVVSKNIVLFAMTSVVSLTSLTLLWFYMTQYLVTPINTVKKSIEEVTSGNLSIVIPEFGNNCAGRLIPGINSLSASIANLVKEIRASSDTALELSAQLASRSADLSVKTEEQSAALVQTASSMEQMASSTKNNADNTRLASTRAKDATTCAQKGGMLMGQVAKNMQSITDCAGQMTEIISIIDGIAFQTNILALNAAVEAARAGDHGKGFSVVAGEVRSLAHRSAEAAKNIKSLIAVTTDNVNQGATVVGEAEQNMHEIVSGASVVSKLMDEIAVTTLQQEKGISQITLALAELEKVTQSNVTMVDELAGSSDVLQHQVEGLLQRIGKFRLAAVKAQDAVLPEKVSPPRVSAPLLGKQENYWHSF; encoded by the coding sequence ATGTTGCGAAATATTAGCGTAAGAACATTTATTATTTTATATCTTCTGGTCTCTTTTTTTATTCTTGATGTATTAGTGATCGTTGTCTCAAAAAATATCGTTCTATTTGCCATGACAAGTGTTGTTTCCCTCACATCATTGACGCTTCTCTGGTTTTATATGACGCAATATTTGGTGACGCCGATAAACACGGTAAAAAAAAGCATAGAAGAAGTCACATCGGGAAACCTTTCTATCGTTATTCCTGAGTTTGGTAATAATTGCGCGGGTCGGTTAATTCCGGGCATTAACAGCCTTTCTGCCAGTATCGCGAACCTGGTGAAAGAAATTCGCGCCTCTTCCGATACCGCGCTGGAGCTTTCGGCGCAACTGGCCTCACGCAGCGCCGATCTGTCTGTTAAAACGGAAGAGCAATCTGCCGCGCTGGTGCAAACGGCGTCCAGTATGGAGCAGATGGCTTCCAGCACGAAGAACAACGCTGACAATACCCGCCTCGCAAGTACCCGGGCAAAAGATGCCACAACCTGCGCGCAAAAAGGGGGCATGTTAATGGGGCAGGTGGCGAAAAATATGCAATCGATAACCGATTGTGCCGGTCAGATGACCGAAATTATCTCCATCATTGATGGTATTGCTTTCCAGACAAATATTCTGGCGCTGAACGCGGCAGTAGAAGCGGCACGCGCCGGGGATCATGGCAAAGGTTTTTCCGTCGTGGCGGGCGAAGTGCGCAGTCTCGCGCATCGCAGCGCGGAAGCGGCGAAAAACATTAAATCGCTGATTGCTGTTACCACCGATAACGTTAACCAGGGCGCGACCGTCGTTGGTGAAGCCGAGCAGAACATGCACGAGATTGTTTCTGGTGCGAGCGTGGTGAGTAAATTAATGGATGAAATCGCCGTCACGACGCTGCAGCAGGAAAAGGGGATCTCGCAGATCACTCTGGCGCTGGCGGAGCTGGAAAAAGTGACGCAAAGCAACGTCACCATGGTGGATGAACTGGCGGGCTCGTCGGATGTTTTACAACACCAGGTGGAGGGCTTACTGCAACGTATTGGTAAATTCCGCCTGGCGGCGGTAAAAGCACAGGATGCGGTACTGCCAGAAAAAGTCTCCCCTCCACGCGTCAGTGCTCCGCTGCTGGGTAAGCAGGAAAATTACTGGCACTCGTTCTGA